In Hevea brasiliensis isolate MT/VB/25A 57/8 chromosome 13, ASM3005281v1, whole genome shotgun sequence, a single genomic region encodes these proteins:
- the LOC110653734 gene encoding cuscuta receptor 1 translates to MGLNQLWMSLMMVLLLHGKWWCDGCWDDERIALLKLKAYFSNSNRGSMSSWGGIPNCCNWEYVECSPITGRVSSLYLGINSSRYPWTDPTMADWHLNTSLFLPFKELKRLSLNDINIAGCVENEGFERLWSLGNLEFLDLSFNRFNNSILPSLSGLSPLKSLILVDNRLKGIINIQELNNLTSLKELNLQGNEIEGFKSSNGLRNLELLDLSDNHLDNSKLSHLKGLSSLKSLNMGYNSLTGTLSMKEFDGLSNLEELDLSGNKIIHFEALRDARGLSKLSKLILDSIFSYGGNSSLRNTSLLHSLGAFPYLKTLSLQNNCLKSIISAQGLPNFKKLEHLYMNYSTASNNFLQIISNMTSLKTLSLYGSGLRGTLFQGICKLEHLQVLDIGYNDLNGSLPWCLANLTSLQQLNLSSNLFTGNISPLEGLRSIQELELSHNHFEIPISLGPVFNHTRLLQFHAEGNEVYADIEVHNLIPKFQLETLVLSGLGYGGAFPKFLYYQKNLQVVDISYITMKGGFPFWLLENNTNLEMLYLANNSLSGPLQLPIHSHMGLSNLDISNNSFHGHVPMGMGISFPMLQVLKMSRNGFTGNIPSSLGNASFLKILQLDGNQLTGSIPNNLYKCSYLGTLDVSDNHLSSRIPGSMGNMSSLEVLDLSKNNIFGSFPPNFNPSELVFVYLSENRLQGSIRNSFYGCSKLITLDLSHNSLTGTIPEWIGRLSFLSYLSLSYNSLEGEIPNQLCNLGFLNLIDLSHNNLSGPIVPCLRVNEGSGVIDPRIESEQMKWITYSFLLSLSRVDLSHNKLSGEIPPEIGDSTIKVLNLSHNSLTGPIPSTFSKLSEIRSLDLSYNHLDGKIPPELTQLYLFAFSVAHNNLSGPTPANFLTFDESSYEGNPLLCGPPLPKSCDATTISTDVREESGFIDKGVFYVSFLVTYIMVLLAIVAVFYINPYWRRAWFTFIEVKIINCQYFLEDNFYVLFKFRVP, encoded by the exons ATGGGTCTAAACCAGTTGTGGATGTCTTTGATGATGGTTTTATTGTTACATGGGAAATGGTGGTGTGATGGCTGTTGGGATGACGAGAGAATTGCTCTGTTGAAGCTCAAAGCTTACTTCAGTAATTCTAATCGCGGGTCCATGTCTTCTTGGGGGGGAATTCCCAACTGTTGTAATTGGGAGTATGTCGAGTGCAGCCCCATTACAGGGCGAGTATCATCGCTTTATTTGGGGATAAATTCGTCACGTTATCCCTGGACAGATCCGACTATGGCAGATTGGCATCTCAACACCTCTTTGTTTCTTCCCTTCAAAGAATTGAAACGTCTTTCCTTAAACGATATTAACATTGCGGGTTGCGTTGAGAATGAAG GTTTTGAAAGATTATGGAGTCTCGGCAATTTGGAGTTTCTTGATTTAAGTTTCAACAGATTCAACAATAGCATCCTGCCATCTCTAAGTGGTCTTTCACCTTTAAAATCATTAATTCTAGTCGACAATAGGCTGAAAGGAATAATTAATATTCAAG AATTGAATAATCTAACAAGCTTGAAGGAGCTGAATTTGCAAGGCAATGAAATTGAAGGTTTTAAATCCTCTAATG GTTTGAGGAATCTGGAGCTCCTTGATCTAAGTGACAATCACCTTGACAACAGCAAGCTCTCACATCTCAAGGGGCTTTCATCTCTCAAATCTCTGAATATGGGATATAATTCACTCACCGGAACACTTAGCATGAAAG AATTTGATGGTTTGAGCAACTTGGAGGAGCTAGATCTGAGCGGAAATAAAATCATCCATTTTGAGGCTCTGAGAG ATGCTAGAGGTCTAAGCAAGTTAAGCAAATTAATTCTGGATAGCATCTTCAGTTATGGAGGAAACAGTTCACTGCGAAACACTTCATTGCTACATTCACTGGGAGCATTTCCATACCTCAAGACCCTATCTCTACAAAACAATTGTTTGAAATCAATAATATCTGCTCAAG GCTTGCCCAATTTCAAGAAGCTGGAACACTTGTACATGAATTATTCTACTGCCAGCAACAATTTCCTGCAAATTATATCAAATATGACCTCTCTTAAGACTTTATCATTGTATGGTAGTGGACTCAGAGGCACTTTGTTTCAAG GCATATGCAAGTTGGAACATCTTCAAGTTCTAGATATTGGTTATAACGATCTCAATGGGTCATTGCCTTGGTGtttagcaaatttgacttcccttcaACAGTTAAACCTCTCTTCCAATCTTTTTACTGGAAATATCTCCCCCCTTGAGGGTTTGAGATCCATTCAAGAATTAGAACTGTCACACAATCACTTTGAAATCCCAATTTCACTTGGTCCAGTTTTCAACCATACAAGACTTTTGCAATTTCATGCTGAGGGCAATGAAGTATATGCAGATATAGAGGTGCATAATTTGATCCCAAAATTCCAGTTAGAGACTCTTGTTTTGTCTGGCCTTGGATATGGTGGAGCATTTCCCAAATTCCTCTACTATCAAAAAAACTTACAAGTTGTTGATATCTCATATATTACAATGAAGGGGGGCTTTCCATTTTGGTTGTTAGAGAACAACACAAACCTAGAAATGCTTTATTTAGCCAATAATTCTCTTTCAGGGCCTCTTCAGCTGCCTATTCATTCTCATATGGGTTTGTCAAACTTAGATATCTCTAATAATAGCTTCCATGGGCATGTTCCGATGGGAATGGGAATATCTTTCCCAATGTTACAAGTTTTGAAAATGTCTAGAAATGGTTTCACTGGCAACATTCCCTCTTCACTTGGCAATGCTAGCTTCTTGAAAATTTTACAACTGGATGGAAATCAGCTCACAGGAAGTATCCCGAATAACTTATATAAGTGCTCGTATTTGGGGACGTTGGATGTTAGTGATAACCATCTCTCTTCTAGGATCCCAGGGTCCATGGGAAATATGTCTTCTCTTGAGGTTTTAGACCTTTCCAAAAACAATATCTTTGGAAGTTTTCCACCAAACTTCAACCCTTCAGAGTTAGTGTTTGTTTACTTATCTGAAAACAGGCTACAAggatcaattagaaattcatttTATGGTTGCTCTAAGTTGATCACATTGGATCTTAGCCATAATTCTTTGACTGGGACCATTCCAGAATGGATTGGTAGGCTTTCATTTTTGAGCTATCTTTCGTTGAGTTATAACAGCCTTGAAGGTGAAATTCCAAATCAGTTGTGCAATTTGGGTTTCTTAAACTTAATTGATTTATCTCATAATAATCTCTCTGGTCCTATCGTTCCTTGCCTAAGAGTTAATGAGGGTTCTGGTGTGATAGATCCACGAATTGAGAGTGAGCAAATGAAATGGATAACATATTCTTTCCTCCTCTCGCTTTCTAGAGTGGATCTTTCCCACAATAAATTGAGTGGAGAAATTCCTCCTGAAATTGGAGACAGTACTATTAAAGTGTTGAACCTTTCCCACAACAGTTTGACAGGACCTATTCCATCAACATTCTCAAAACTGAGTGAAATTCGAAGCTTGGATCTTTCCTACAATCACTTGGATGGGAAAATTCCTCCGGAGCTTACTCAACTTTATTTATTTGCCTTCAGTGTAGCTCATAACAATTTATCTGGACCAACACCTGCAAATTTTTTGACTTTTGATGAGAGTAGTTACGAAGGAAATCCTTTGCTTTGTGGACCACCACTACCTAAGAGTTGCGATGCGACGACAATATCAACTGATGTTAGAGAGGAGAGTGGCTTCATAGACAAAGGTGTTTTCTATGTGAGCTTTCTGGTGACTTACATCATGGTATTGCTGGCAATTGTTGCAGTATTTTACATAAACCCATATTGGCGACGAGCATGGTTTACCTTCATTGAGGTGAAAATCATCAATTGCCAATATTTTCTGGAAGACAATTTTTATGTACTCTTCAAATTCCGAGTACCGTAG